The proteins below come from a single Candidatus Planktophila dulcis genomic window:
- the murD gene encoding UDP-N-acetylmuramoyl-L-alanine--D-glutamate ligase: protein MAHALYTQLDGKRILVAGAGVTGAACARALAKRGSVVTIVDEKVTELDVFTIITPERVKFSNFDLLLVSPGWREDHPVVVAARTARIALINEVDLAWSLKAPGQKWLALTGTNGKTTTVELAAAMLRSGGLTAIACGNVGTTVIEVIESTEKYDYLVLELSSFQLHWLEDAEFVSSAVLNIAQDHLDWHGSFDAYAKAKLSILDKSATAILNSDDGEIVLRTTHWQGRKVFFSLDTPSPGEIGVVEELLVDRAFVADPQEAAMICELIEVTPTVPHNVSNALAAAGLARTVGVSHEDIRIAITEFAPGRHRIETVLERDGITWINDSKATNPHAASAAIMSALSVIWIAGGLAKGAEMGELVERIKSRVRVAILIGEDRELIAKELTEHAPQIEIIRVDAPAAYSKGGESNALMESVIRTAHEHAKSGDTVLLAPACASMDQFISYGDRGDRFKLAVEKVVRDGK, encoded by the coding sequence ATGGCTCATGCACTCTATACACAGTTAGATGGTAAACGGATTCTCGTTGCAGGTGCGGGTGTAACAGGAGCTGCGTGTGCTCGCGCATTGGCAAAACGTGGCTCGGTTGTCACCATCGTTGATGAAAAGGTAACCGAACTCGATGTTTTCACCATCATCACTCCAGAGCGTGTGAAATTTTCGAATTTCGATCTCTTATTGGTCTCACCCGGGTGGAGAGAAGATCATCCAGTAGTTGTTGCAGCTCGCACTGCGCGCATTGCGCTCATCAATGAAGTCGATCTTGCATGGAGCCTAAAGGCGCCAGGACAGAAGTGGCTTGCACTGACTGGCACTAATGGAAAGACTACAACGGTTGAACTTGCTGCTGCGATGTTGCGAAGTGGTGGGTTAACTGCCATAGCGTGTGGCAATGTCGGTACTACGGTCATTGAAGTCATCGAATCTACAGAAAAATATGACTACCTAGTTCTTGAACTCTCCTCCTTCCAACTTCATTGGTTAGAAGATGCTGAATTTGTCTCTTCAGCGGTGCTCAATATCGCCCAAGATCATCTTGATTGGCATGGAAGTTTTGATGCCTATGCCAAAGCCAAGTTATCTATCCTTGATAAATCCGCCACCGCAATCCTTAATAGCGATGATGGCGAAATCGTTCTGCGCACCACGCATTGGCAGGGGCGCAAAGTCTTCTTCTCACTGGATACCCCTTCCCCTGGTGAAATCGGAGTAGTCGAAGAACTCCTTGTCGATCGTGCATTTGTGGCAGACCCACAAGAGGCTGCGATGATTTGTGAGCTCATCGAGGTAACACCCACTGTTCCTCACAATGTTTCTAACGCACTTGCAGCAGCTGGCTTAGCCCGCACAGTTGGCGTGAGCCACGAAGATATTCGTATCGCCATCACAGAGTTCGCTCCTGGTCGTCATCGCATTGAAACGGTTCTAGAGCGCGATGGGATTACCTGGATTAATGATTCCAAGGCTACTAATCCACATGCAGCATCTGCAGCGATTATGTCCGCGCTCTCTGTCATCTGGATCGCAGGCGGTCTTGCTAAGGGCGCCGAGATGGGTGAGTTAGTTGAGCGGATTAAATCTCGCGTTCGCGTTGCAATTCTTATTGGTGAAGATCGTGAGCTTATTGCCAAGGAACTTACTGAGCATGCACCACAGATTGAAATCATTCGTGTAGATGCTCCTGCTGCTTACTCTAAAGGTGGAGAGAGCAATGCTCTGATGGAGAGTGTTATCCGCACTGCACATGAGCATGCCAAATCTGGGGACACCGTCCTGCTCGCGCCAGCGTGCGCATCGATGGACCAATTCATTTCTTATGGCGATCGCGGTGACCGCTTTAAATTAGCAGTAGAAAAGGTTGTTCGTGATGGCAAGTAA
- the ftsW gene encoding putative lipid II flippase FtsW has product MASKTQERFLAKPVNHLYMLLVSAGALTFIGLIMVFSASSIRAIDTQGSAISIVLRQLLFVAVSIPLAGYLSKLSLAKWEILARLGLVLSISLLGLLLIPGLGKTVNGNTNWINLKYIDVQPSEFAKFLMILWASYLLARKEKAGRHNVNVFGLIGPGFLLIMAMIMYGRDLGTTSVIAAILAGLLFVSGIQLRLFGWITAAGALVLAGLIATSGYRAQRFLVFLDPFAPEDYKYAGWQPAHSLLGLASGGLFGVGLGGSRQKWGNLAEAHTDFIFSVIGEELGLVGTLSVLILLATLIYSIFRIALRAQEPMVRYACAGIGCWITVQSFLNIGSATSVLPVVGVTLPLVSYGGSALVATLCALGFVAGAALRDPAVRKEIVKKRKA; this is encoded by the coding sequence ATGGCAAGTAAGACACAAGAGCGTTTCCTCGCAAAGCCGGTCAACCATCTCTATATGTTGCTTGTCAGCGCCGGTGCACTGACCTTCATCGGTTTGATTATGGTCTTCTCAGCCTCATCTATTCGCGCCATTGATACGCAAGGCAGTGCAATCTCTATTGTGCTTCGCCAGCTGCTCTTTGTTGCGGTCTCGATCCCGCTCGCTGGATATCTATCCAAGCTCTCACTGGCTAAGTGGGAGATCTTGGCACGTCTAGGTCTTGTGCTCTCTATTTCCCTGCTGGGACTACTTCTAATTCCTGGTTTAGGTAAGACTGTCAATGGAAATACAAACTGGATCAACCTTAAATACATCGATGTCCAGCCCAGTGAATTTGCAAAGTTTCTGATGATTTTATGGGCAAGCTATCTCCTTGCCCGTAAGGAGAAGGCAGGTCGTCATAACGTCAATGTCTTTGGATTGATTGGCCCAGGATTTCTCTTGATTATGGCGATGATTATGTATGGCCGTGATTTGGGAACAACATCGGTGATAGCAGCAATCCTTGCAGGCCTTCTCTTTGTCTCAGGCATTCAGCTGCGTCTCTTTGGTTGGATTACAGCAGCAGGTGCGCTAGTACTAGCTGGGCTGATTGCAACTTCTGGCTATCGTGCACAACGTTTCCTTGTCTTCCTTGATCCCTTTGCTCCCGAAGATTACAAATATGCAGGATGGCAACCAGCTCATAGCTTGCTCGGTCTTGCAAGTGGTGGCCTCTTCGGAGTGGGTCTTGGCGGAAGCAGGCAGAAGTGGGGCAATCTTGCCGAAGCTCACACTGACTTCATCTTCTCTGTCATTGGTGAAGAACTTGGGCTCGTTGGAACCTTAAGTGTTCTTATCTTGTTGGCAACATTGATTTACTCCATCTTCCGCATTGCACTGCGTGCTCAAGAACCAATGGTTCGCTATGCATGTGCTGGTATTGGTTGCTGGATCACTGTGCAGTCATTTTTGAATATTGGCTCTGCAACAAGCGTTCTTCCTGTTGTGGGAGTAACTCTTCCCTTAGTTTCATACGGTGGTTCCGCACTCGTGGCAACGCTCTGCGCTCTTGGTTTTGTTGCAGGAGCGGCTCTGCGTGATCCTGCAGTGCGAAAAGAAATAGTGAAGAAGCGCAAAGCATGA
- a CDS encoding UDP-N-acetylglucosamine--N-acetylmuramyl-(pentapeptide) pyrophosphoryl-undecaprenol N-acetylglucosamine transferase: MTRVLFAGGGTAGHVEPALAVARAFRATHPESKISFVGTRQGLEARLVPEAGFDLHFISKVRIARRLSPSLLGAPFALLRSVAQSVALMSKTDLVVGFGGYVSAPAYLAAALTRTPIVIHEANARPGLANRLGALFTPHTAIAHPIDSGKLSQALLAGLPLREDVASAYRAASHNWEQARSSAKSALGFDAAKPLIFIFGGSQGSVALNTVIADSRAELCADGIQILHGIGARNQAPSAIDGYQSHGYIADMATAYLAADLVISRSGAVTCAEVNTLGRFALFIPLPIGNGEQELNARALVSQSRARILAQSEFTPTWLSTHIKELLSQSRTAPIAGSDIDINAASKMVSLMEHALHGGK, from the coding sequence ATGACGCGAGTACTTTTTGCAGGTGGTGGCACGGCTGGCCATGTGGAGCCAGCTCTGGCTGTTGCACGTGCCTTCAGGGCAACGCATCCGGAATCAAAAATTTCCTTTGTGGGTACTCGCCAAGGACTTGAAGCGCGGTTAGTTCCTGAAGCAGGTTTTGATCTCCACTTTATTTCCAAAGTTCGTATTGCACGTCGACTTTCTCCATCTCTGCTTGGGGCACCATTTGCACTCCTTCGCTCTGTTGCGCAATCTGTTGCGCTGATGAGCAAAACCGATCTCGTTGTTGGTTTCGGGGGATATGTCTCAGCACCTGCATACCTTGCTGCAGCTCTCACTCGCACACCGATTGTTATTCATGAAGCAAATGCTCGCCCAGGTCTTGCCAATCGACTTGGCGCGCTCTTCACACCACACACCGCCATTGCCCATCCCATTGATTCCGGAAAGCTCTCACAGGCACTCCTTGCCGGTCTTCCACTGCGCGAAGATGTTGCCAGCGCATATCGCGCTGCATCACACAACTGGGAGCAGGCTCGTAGTTCAGCCAAGAGCGCACTTGGTTTTGATGCAGCCAAGCCACTGATCTTCATCTTTGGTGGATCACAAGGATCAGTTGCTTTAAATACAGTTATCGCAGATTCTCGTGCAGAGCTATGCGCTGATGGAATCCAGATTCTTCATGGAATAGGTGCTCGTAATCAAGCCCCTTCTGCAATAGATGGATATCAATCCCATGGATATATCGCCGATATGGCAACTGCATATTTAGCCGCGGATCTTGTGATCTCTCGAAGCGGTGCTGTGACATGTGCTGAGGTCAATACCTTAGGAAGATTTGCACTCTTTATTCCACTTCCGATTGGCAATGGAGAGCAAGAGCTCAATGCGCGAGCCCTAGTTTCTCAATCTCGTGCACGCATCCTTGCGCAAAGTGAGTTCACACCAACGTGGCTGAGTACACATATCAAGGAGCTACTCTCACAAAGCCGCACCGCGCCCATTGCAGGTTCTGATATCGATATCAACGCTGCATCTAAGATGGTCTCACTCATGGAACACGCGCTGCACGGAGGTAAGTA